A stretch of Gemmatimonas aurantiaca T-27 DNA encodes these proteins:
- the ruvA gene encoding Holliday junction branch migration protein RuvA codes for MISQVRGTIMHRELDRVEIMTASGVAYECLIPLSVFESLPSEGQTVTLHTHLVVREDAWHLYGFAHAYERAVFQKLLHAKGVGPALALGILSALTPDRVVRALHEKDVLTLMRVPRVGRKKAEQIILDLADKIDAVGPAPATGTAPSPLGDDAVRALIALGYNQTEADRAVRAVVESGAPKDVSSLVRGALSRLTAK; via the coding sequence ATGATCTCGCAGGTCCGCGGTACCATCATGCATCGCGAGCTCGATCGCGTGGAGATCATGACGGCCAGTGGTGTGGCATACGAGTGCCTGATCCCCCTGTCGGTTTTCGAGTCACTGCCCTCGGAAGGCCAGACGGTCACGCTGCACACACATCTCGTGGTGCGCGAAGACGCGTGGCATCTCTACGGGTTCGCGCACGCCTATGAGCGCGCGGTCTTCCAGAAACTGCTGCATGCCAAGGGTGTGGGGCCGGCCCTCGCCTTGGGCATCCTGTCGGCCCTCACACCCGATCGCGTGGTGCGGGCGTTGCACGAAAAAGACGTGCTCACGCTCATGCGCGTGCCACGCGTGGGGCGCAAGAAGGCCGAACAGATCATTCTCGATCTTGCCGACAAGATCGATGCGGTCGGCCCGGCCCCGGCAACGGGAACGGCGCCATCACCGCTTGGTGACGACGCCGTTCGGGCACTCATTGCGTTGGGTTACAATCAGACCGAAGCCGACCGGGCCGTGCGTGCCGTGGTGGAAAGTGGCGCGCCAAAGGATGTCAGCAGTCTGGTGCGTGGTGCGCTCTCGCGGTTGACCGCGAAATAA
- a CDS encoding glycosyltransferase gives MRVLVLTTAPRYTPDVQLLLHLAAALSARGDVVALACVQGSAVGREVSVEWPRLTLRTFGSIGSTRHTSAVREVVGALRPDVMLVRSEADARLASAAMGSRGGVVRLVALDERGQADTDEANGGWSFGRSRARIVEWGRRAPALSWPGAAPADEIRESGVSSELLVLPPFATPGEDSTEPPPYDVHTATALRAAAHLRTRHPALKVTLLGDVAVMQGARVHAASLNLTSALSIRPLQSLLSLAERGATALWVADQGDLGAICTLAAMRQGLPVVMTHDAAASVLVAPAITGVLDEVPYSATAPALAVSIVMELARLLGDRTKRRAMDEAARSKADREHGWNAFVDDAATQLARAAGPSARTSAGASTRTSS, from the coding sequence ATGCGCGTGCTCGTGCTGACGACGGCACCGCGCTACACACCCGATGTGCAGCTATTGCTGCATCTCGCGGCCGCATTGAGCGCACGTGGTGATGTAGTGGCACTGGCCTGCGTGCAGGGCAGTGCCGTGGGCCGTGAGGTTTCCGTCGAGTGGCCGCGTCTTACACTCCGGACGTTCGGCTCCATCGGATCGACTCGACACACATCGGCTGTGCGAGAGGTGGTTGGCGCTCTGCGACCCGATGTGATGCTGGTGCGATCGGAGGCCGATGCCCGGCTCGCGTCCGCCGCGATGGGATCACGCGGTGGTGTGGTGCGCCTGGTGGCCCTCGACGAGCGCGGTCAGGCCGACACCGACGAGGCGAACGGAGGCTGGTCGTTTGGGCGAAGCCGCGCCCGCATTGTGGAGTGGGGGCGTCGCGCACCGGCACTGAGTTGGCCCGGGGCTGCTCCCGCCGACGAGATTCGCGAGTCGGGCGTGAGTTCCGAGTTGCTCGTACTCCCACCGTTTGCGACACCCGGTGAGGACTCCACGGAGCCCCCGCCCTATGACGTGCATACGGCCACCGCGTTGCGGGCGGCGGCCCACCTGCGTACGCGTCATCCTGCGCTGAAAGTGACCTTGCTGGGCGATGTGGCGGTGATGCAGGGGGCTCGGGTACATGCCGCGTCGTTGAACCTCACATCCGCTTTGTCGATCCGCCCGCTGCAGTCGTTGCTGTCATTGGCCGAGCGGGGCGCGACCGCACTGTGGGTGGCCGACCAGGGGGATCTTGGTGCGATCTGCACTCTGGCCGCGATGCGACAGGGGTTGCCCGTGGTGATGACGCACGATGCCGCGGCGTCTGTGCTGGTGGCGCCGGCCATCACCGGTGTGCTCGATGAGGTGCCGTACAGCGCGACGGCACCCGCACTGGCCGTTTCGATCGTGATGGAGTTGGCCCGCCTGCTGGGGGACCGCACCAAGCGTCGTGCCATGGATGAAGCGGCGCGCAGCAAGGCCGATCGTGAACATGGATGGAACGCCTTCGTGGACGATGCCGCCACGCAGCTTGCCAGGGCGGCGGGGCCGTCAGCGCGCACGTCCGCGGGCGCATCAACGCGGACCTCATCATGA
- a CDS encoding YebC/PmpR family DNA-binding transcriptional regulator, translated as MAGHSKWKTIKRAKAATDNKRGALFTRLIREITMAAKLGGGDAGGNPRLRTAIDNAKAVSMPKDNIDRAIKKGTGELEGVDYVEVLYEAYGPGGVAIMIAAVTDNPTRTVADVRHKLSRNHGNMGTINSVAFMFDRKGQMSVAAEGVAEEALMEAALEAGADDVVNDGESFVISTDPGALHATKEGLEGRKYKVENAELAWVPKNTVKVEGENATQLLKLLEALEELDDVQKVDANFEMDDDTMADA; from the coding sequence ATGGCTGGTCACAGCAAATGGAAAACGATCAAGCGTGCGAAGGCCGCGACGGACAACAAGCGCGGCGCACTGTTTACACGGCTGATTCGCGAAATCACGATGGCCGCGAAGCTCGGTGGCGGCGATGCAGGCGGTAATCCGCGCCTGCGTACGGCCATCGACAATGCCAAGGCGGTGTCGATGCCGAAGGACAACATCGACCGCGCCATCAAGAAGGGCACCGGCGAGCTCGAAGGCGTGGATTACGTCGAAGTGCTGTACGAGGCGTATGGCCCGGGTGGAGTGGCCATCATGATCGCGGCAGTGACGGACAATCCCACACGTACCGTCGCGGACGTACGCCACAAGCTGTCGCGCAACCATGGCAACATGGGCACGATCAATTCGGTGGCCTTCATGTTCGACCGAAAGGGGCAAATGTCGGTCGCGGCAGAAGGTGTCGCCGAAGAGGCGCTCATGGAAGCCGCGCTCGAGGCCGGCGCCGACGATGTGGTGAATGACGGCGAGTCGTTCGTCATCTCCACCGATCCGGGCGCGCTGCATGCCACCAAGGAAGGCCTCGAAGGCCGCAAGTACAAGGTGGAGAACGCCGAACTCGCCTGGGTGCCCAAGAACACGGTGAAGGTGGAAGGCGAAAACGCCACGCAGTTGCTCAAGTTGCTCGAAGCCCTCGAAGAGCTCGACGATGTGCAGAAGGTCGATGCCAATTTCGAGATGGACGACGACACGATGGCCGACGCGTGA
- a CDS encoding response regulator — MAQPAKTILWVDDEAELLEPHRLLLEDKGYRVETATNADDALELLRRHTYDLVLLDEQMPGTRGLDAYRDIREISPTLPVVMVTKSEEDTTLKEAIGANIRDYLVKPVTPRQVLTVITRILDGPLIRSQALARAFVERFRAIESERYAGLDWRGWIERFSELMQWDVDLADAGELGLHESLRGLYPDMHREFANFIRTEYPRWLRELDGDRPPLSVDVVTEFLLPLLARDRKAIFIVIDCLRLDQWRALEPSLNGLFDVETTHYYSILPTATPYARNALFSGLFPGEIAARFPDWWGERDDEALNAHEKELLVAHLAELNVTANVRYQKLTTAADSDDLERHLPAAIAGDGVHAFVFNFVDMLTHGRSESMILYEVARDEIALRALTRQWFERSALFSLLKEASRRNVSVVVTSDHGALHCNSPATVFAKRDATANLRYKFGEDIRAERPEQALLFSNPDDLRLPHRGPGNNTLMAAGDTFFVYPTKLREYQSRYRGSFLHGGVSPEECILPVSLLTPKR; from the coding sequence ATGGCGCAGCCGGCAAAGACGATTCTGTGGGTGGACGACGAAGCGGAGCTCCTCGAGCCGCACCGGCTGCTCCTCGAGGACAAGGGCTATCGGGTGGAGACGGCAACCAATGCCGACGATGCCCTGGAGCTGTTGCGCCGCCATACGTACGACCTGGTGCTGCTCGACGAGCAGATGCCGGGCACGCGTGGCCTCGATGCGTACCGCGACATCCGGGAGATCTCGCCCACGCTGCCCGTGGTGATGGTCACCAAGAGCGAAGAGGATACCACGCTCAAGGAGGCCATCGGCGCCAATATCCGCGACTACCTCGTCAAGCCGGTGACGCCGCGGCAGGTGCTCACGGTCATCACCCGCATCCTCGACGGCCCCCTGATTCGCTCGCAGGCATTGGCCCGGGCTTTTGTGGAGCGGTTCCGCGCCATCGAATCGGAACGCTACGCGGGCCTCGATTGGCGCGGCTGGATCGAGCGATTCTCGGAATTGATGCAGTGGGACGTGGACCTGGCCGACGCGGGCGAACTCGGATTGCATGAGTCGCTGCGTGGGCTCTATCCCGACATGCATCGTGAGTTCGCGAATTTCATTCGCACCGAATATCCGCGTTGGCTACGAGAGCTCGACGGGGATCGCCCGCCGCTTTCGGTGGACGTGGTCACCGAGTTCCTGCTGCCGCTGCTGGCGCGCGATCGCAAGGCGATCTTCATCGTCATCGATTGCCTGCGTCTCGATCAGTGGCGTGCGCTCGAACCCTCGCTGAACGGTCTGTTCGACGTCGAGACCACGCACTACTACTCGATCCTGCCCACCGCCACGCCGTACGCCCGCAATGCCCTGTTCAGTGGGCTGTTTCCCGGCGAGATCGCGGCGCGATTCCCGGACTGGTGGGGTGAGCGCGATGACGAGGCGTTGAACGCGCACGAGAAAGAACTGCTGGTGGCACATCTGGCCGAGCTGAACGTCACGGCGAACGTGCGCTACCAGAAGCTGACCACGGCGGCCGACTCGGACGATCTCGAACGGCACCTGCCCGCGGCCATCGCCGGTGACGGGGTGCATGCGTTTGTCTTCAACTTCGTCGACATGCTCACGCATGGTCGCTCGGAGTCGATGATCTTGTACGAAGTGGCGCGTGACGAGATTGCCCTGCGGGCCCTCACGCGGCAGTGGTTCGAGCGTTCGGCCCTGTTTTCGCTGCTCAAGGAAGCTTCGCGGCGCAATGTGTCGGTGGTGGTCACCAGCGATCATGGGGCGTTGCACTGCAACTCCCCGGCCACGGTGTTCGCCAAGCGCGATGCCACGGCGAACCTGCGGTACAAGTTCGGTGAGGACATCCGCGCCGAACGACCCGAGCAGGCCCTGTTGTTCAGCAACCCCGACGACCTGCGGCTGCCGCATCGTGGACCGGGCAACAACACGCTGATGGCGGCCGGGGACACATTCTTCGTGTATCCCACGAAACTGCGCGAATACCAGAGTCGGTACCGGGGATCATTCCTCCACGGCGGTGTGTCGCCCGAGGAGTGCATCCTGCCCGTGTCGTTGTTGACACCGAAGCGGTAG
- a CDS encoding ABC transporter ATP-binding protein, with protein sequence MSAAVAATGAFRTPASRLWRRLWRFVGPHKGKLVAVVLLNAAAAVADVFSFTLLVPFFNAFFKTDQLLPSTGTIGQLLERTIGFLLDEQDRMGSLQNVMLIVIAAVTLKNTLIWLSGQVGVQLQEYVVRDLRSSLYAHLLRLPLPWFTRNKVGQVISRVLSDTTNAKTVVTELVTRSMWSGAQVVATLVAMFTTSWRLSLAALVIAPLTIGAIQPVLRKLRRGYRRLGNEQGEMTSLVQEVVSGVRLVKSYRAEGREEHRFVTQNQAYAKGFVRVGRLALLSGPVTETLGTFTAVAILWYGAQLVLVQETLTGAELLVFLVQVMRLLQPLKQLSQVPAAAQQSLASAERIFEILDAPTETANDRGTRTTATFANHLVFEDVGFQYDAHAVALRGVTFTARKGEVVALVGASGAGKSTLVDLVPRFLDPTAGRILLDGVDLREIRLEALRGLIGIVSQDTVLFNDTVRANVAFGRPDATQAQLDAAARAANALGFIEALPQGWDTNLGERGTRLSGGQRQRLAIARALVSDPPILILDEATSALDVESERLVQEAIDNLLVGRTVFVIAHRLATIQHADRILVLDGGALIEEGSHAELLTRDGAYARLHALQFDRRAVILDDESDMPANETAAVPTSGDE encoded by the coding sequence ATGAGCGCCGCAGTTGCCGCCACTGGCGCCTTCCGTACTCCTGCGTCCCGCCTCTGGCGCCGTCTCTGGCGGTTCGTCGGTCCGCACAAGGGCAAGTTGGTCGCTGTCGTGTTGCTGAACGCCGCCGCCGCCGTGGCCGACGTGTTTTCGTTCACGCTGCTCGTGCCGTTCTTCAACGCGTTCTTCAAGACCGACCAGTTGTTGCCCAGCACGGGCACCATCGGCCAGCTACTGGAGCGCACGATTGGTTTCCTGCTCGATGAGCAGGACCGGATGGGATCGCTGCAGAACGTGATGCTGATCGTGATCGCCGCGGTCACGCTCAAGAACACACTCATCTGGCTCAGTGGGCAGGTGGGTGTGCAGTTGCAGGAGTACGTGGTCCGTGACCTACGCAGCAGTTTGTATGCCCATCTGCTGCGGTTGCCGTTGCCGTGGTTCACGCGCAACAAGGTCGGACAGGTCATCTCGCGTGTCCTCAGTGACACGACCAACGCCAAGACGGTCGTCACCGAGCTGGTCACCCGATCCATGTGGAGTGGAGCCCAGGTCGTGGCCACGCTGGTGGCCATGTTCACCACGTCGTGGCGTCTTTCGCTCGCGGCACTGGTCATTGCCCCACTGACCATCGGCGCCATTCAGCCGGTGCTACGCAAGCTGCGCCGTGGCTATCGCCGCCTGGGCAATGAGCAGGGCGAGATGACCAGTCTCGTGCAGGAAGTGGTGAGCGGTGTGCGGCTGGTGAAGTCGTATCGTGCCGAGGGGCGCGAAGAGCATCGCTTCGTGACGCAGAATCAGGCCTACGCGAAGGGCTTCGTGCGGGTTGGACGGTTGGCCCTGCTGTCGGGGCCCGTCACCGAAACGCTGGGTACCTTCACAGCGGTGGCGATCCTGTGGTACGGCGCGCAACTGGTGCTGGTGCAGGAGACACTCACTGGTGCGGAGCTGCTGGTGTTTCTCGTGCAGGTGATGCGTCTCCTGCAGCCGCTCAAGCAACTCTCGCAGGTCCCGGCAGCGGCTCAACAGTCACTCGCCAGCGCCGAGCGCATCTTCGAGATACTCGATGCGCCCACGGAAACCGCCAACGATCGTGGCACGCGCACCACGGCCACGTTTGCCAATCACCTCGTATTCGAGGACGTCGGCTTTCAGTATGACGCCCACGCCGTCGCTCTGCGCGGGGTGACATTCACGGCGCGGAAGGGCGAGGTGGTCGCACTGGTCGGCGCGAGCGGTGCCGGCAAGAGCACCCTGGTCGATCTCGTGCCGCGGTTCCTCGATCCGACGGCCGGTCGCATTCTGCTCGATGGCGTGGATCTGCGGGAAATCCGTCTCGAGGCGTTGCGTGGGCTCATCGGCATTGTCAGCCAGGACACCGTGCTGTTCAACGACACGGTGCGAGCGAACGTGGCCTTCGGTCGACCGGATGCCACGCAGGCACAACTGGATGCGGCGGCGCGTGCCGCCAATGCCCTCGGCTTCATCGAGGCCTTGCCGCAGGGCTGGGACACCAATCTCGGCGAACGCGGCACCCGACTGTCCGGCGGCCAGCGTCAGCGTCTGGCCATTGCGCGCGCGCTGGTGTCCGATCCACCGATTCTGATCCTCGACGAGGCCACGTCGGCACTCGACGTGGAAAGCGAACGTCTCGTGCAGGAGGCCATCGACAACCTGCTGGTGGGCCGCACGGTGTTTGTCATCGCCCATCGCTTGGCCACGATCCAGCACGCCGATCGCATTCTCGTCCTGGACGGCGGTGCCCTCATCGAAGAAGGCTCACACGCCGAGTTGCTGACGCGCGATGGCGCGTATGCTCGGCTGCATGCGTTACAGTTCGATCGGCGTGCCGTGATCCTCGACGACGAATCCGATATGCCGGCAAACGAGACGGCGGCGGTACCCACGTCCGGGGACGAGTAA
- a CDS encoding ABC transporter ATP-binding protein: MTGAAAASAVELSRVRFAYKAGHDVLSIDSLTIARGETVFLHGPSGSGKTTLLGLLAGVLQATSGEVRVLGENFAAMSSGARDAFRARHLGYVFQMFNLIPYLSVRENILLPIRLEPLRRQRLGAQSFDAAVQDVASQLDIARYLDSPIAELSVGQQQRVAAARALIGHPEVVIADEPTSALDTDRREQFLELLFRSCEKAGATLIFVSHDHTLMPLFSRIVELAEINKAAQRAGAGA, encoded by the coding sequence ATGACGGGCGCAGCGGCCGCGTCGGCCGTTGAGCTTTCCCGGGTGCGCTTCGCCTACAAGGCGGGGCACGACGTGCTGTCGATCGATTCGCTGACCATCGCTCGTGGCGAGACAGTGTTTCTGCATGGGCCGAGCGGCAGTGGCAAGACCACGCTGCTCGGCCTTCTCGCAGGGGTGCTGCAAGCCACCAGCGGTGAAGTGCGTGTCCTGGGAGAGAACTTCGCCGCCATGTCGAGCGGTGCGCGTGATGCTTTCCGCGCCCGCCATCTGGGCTATGTGTTTCAGATGTTCAACCTCATCCCGTACCTCTCGGTGCGGGAGAACATCCTGTTGCCGATCCGCCTCGAACCGCTGCGTCGCCAGCGACTCGGTGCGCAGTCGTTCGATGCCGCGGTGCAGGATGTGGCATCACAGCTCGATATCGCACGCTATCTCGATTCACCCATCGCAGAACTGAGCGTGGGACAGCAGCAGCGTGTCGCGGCTGCGCGGGCGCTGATTGGGCATCCGGAAGTGGTGATCGCTGATGAACCCACCAGTGCACTCGATACCGACCGTCGGGAGCAGTTTCTCGAGTTGTTGTTCCGTTCGTGCGAGAAGGCAGGTGCCACGCTGATTTTCGTGAGTCATGATCACACGCTGATGCCCCTGTTCTCGCGCATCGTGGAGCTGGCGGAGATCAACAAGGCCGCGCAGCGCGCAGGAGCTGGCGCATGA
- the ruvC gene encoding crossover junction endodeoxyribonuclease RuvC yields the protein MKQPSLVLGIDPGTAVTGYGVVASDGRATTLVECGVIRTNAKDPLPSRLLDIHEGVRELIARHRPDTLSIEDVFFARNVRTTLVLGHARGVILLAGQQAELTIHEYAPTEIKKAITGRGGATKEQVQYMVARLLHLKHAPEPADAADGVAAALCACMKFVASGAALAPTSPSIISSKAFRR from the coding sequence GTGAAACAACCGTCGCTCGTGCTCGGGATCGATCCCGGCACGGCGGTGACCGGATATGGGGTGGTGGCCAGTGATGGTCGTGCCACCACCCTCGTCGAGTGCGGCGTGATCCGCACGAATGCGAAGGATCCTCTCCCCAGTCGGCTGCTCGACATCCACGAAGGCGTACGCGAGCTCATCGCACGCCATCGGCCCGATACGCTCAGCATCGAAGACGTGTTCTTCGCGCGCAATGTGCGCACCACGCTGGTGCTGGGTCATGCCCGTGGCGTGATCCTGTTGGCCGGTCAGCAGGCGGAACTGACCATCCATGAGTACGCGCCGACGGAGATCAAAAAGGCCATCACCGGCCGCGGCGGCGCCACCAAGGAGCAGGTACAGTACATGGTGGCCCGTCTGCTGCATCTCAAGCACGCACCGGAACCGGCGGACGCCGCCGACGGTGTCGCGGCAGCACTCTGTGCCTGCATGAAGTTTGTCGCATCGGGCGCTGCGCTCGCGCCCACCTCTCCGTCCATCATTTCTTCGAAGGCCTTCCGTCGATGA
- a CDS encoding ABC transporter permease, whose product MMLILRLALASLRSRLLTTALTVASIALSVTLLVGIETVRAGVRESFAGTIRGVDLIVGARGGTLQILLSSVFGIGSPAGSVKVSTMEHWAEHPAVKWVVPYSLGDSHRGFRVVGTSTEFYERYRFRQNNQITFAAGRAAQSDNEVVVGSEVAERLKYTVGTPVVVTHGMRDIGTSSHDAHPFHVVGVLERTFTPIDRSVYVTLEGIEAMHEGTETAEPKVLSPRPDSAPKRATAARPAPGSKESIIEANKRRAAAVPVAPPPGTPMAMPGAEPPPGTPMVMPGASPPPAAAASPAQGAPLVMPGAEPPPAVMEQVNRAADAARAAAAERRQQTAAPTPAPAEADSAEEHHDHGDHQITAFFVGTKNRFEALMLQREMNTDLVEPLTAIIPGVALGELWQNIGSAEVGLRVIAIFAVAISITGMLVALYSSLEARRREMAILRAIGAGPRTIIALLVIESTVLAIIGCVIGVAAVYAGLALAQGPIEQRFGLHLALRALGQTEYIYLGIIVVSGMLIGFVPAWKAYRTTLVDGLSPRA is encoded by the coding sequence ATGATGCTCATTTTGCGACTCGCCCTGGCGTCTTTGCGCAGTCGACTGCTCACCACGGCCTTGACGGTTGCGTCGATCGCGCTGTCGGTGACGCTGCTGGTGGGGATCGAGACGGTGCGCGCCGGTGTGCGCGAGAGTTTTGCCGGCACCATTCGTGGCGTCGATCTCATTGTCGGTGCGCGGGGTGGCACACTGCAGATTCTGTTGAGCAGTGTGTTCGGCATCGGTTCTCCGGCCGGTTCGGTGAAGGTCTCCACCATGGAACACTGGGCGGAGCATCCGGCGGTGAAGTGGGTGGTGCCGTATTCACTCGGCGACAGCCACCGCGGGTTCCGCGTGGTGGGCACCAGCACCGAGTTCTACGAGCGATATCGCTTCCGGCAGAACAATCAGATCACGTTTGCGGCCGGCCGTGCGGCACAGTCCGACAACGAAGTGGTGGTTGGCAGCGAGGTCGCGGAGCGTCTCAAGTACACGGTGGGCACGCCGGTGGTGGTCACGCATGGCATGCGCGACATCGGCACTTCCAGCCACGATGCCCATCCGTTCCATGTCGTTGGTGTGCTCGAGCGCACGTTCACGCCGATCGACCGGTCGGTGTACGTCACGCTGGAGGGCATCGAAGCGATGCACGAGGGCACGGAAACGGCGGAGCCCAAAGTGCTGTCGCCGCGCCCCGATTCAGCGCCCAAGCGTGCCACCGCTGCTCGTCCGGCGCCTGGCTCGAAGGAATCGATCATCGAGGCCAACAAGCGTCGAGCGGCTGCCGTGCCGGTGGCTCCACCGCCAGGTACACCGATGGCGATGCCCGGTGCGGAGCCGCCTCCGGGTACGCCCATGGTGATGCCGGGTGCTTCTCCGCCGCCGGCCGCTGCCGCCTCTCCAGCGCAGGGGGCACCACTGGTCATGCCCGGTGCAGAGCCGCCGCCTGCGGTGATGGAGCAGGTGAACAGGGCGGCCGATGCGGCGCGTGCCGCTGCGGCCGAGCGTCGCCAGCAGACGGCCGCACCGACGCCGGCGCCCGCGGAAGCGGATAGTGCCGAAGAACATCATGATCACGGCGACCATCAGATCACGGCGTTTTTTGTGGGCACGAAGAACCGTTTCGAAGCCCTGATGTTGCAGCGTGAGATGAACACGGATCTCGTGGAGCCACTGACCGCGATCATCCCTGGTGTCGCACTCGGCGAGCTGTGGCAGAACATCGGCAGCGCCGAGGTGGGGCTGCGGGTCATCGCGATCTTCGCGGTGGCGATCAGCATCACCGGCATGCTGGTGGCGCTGTATTCGTCGCTGGAAGCGCGTCGACGTGAGATGGCCATTCTGCGTGCCATCGGTGCCGGCCCACGCACCATCATTGCGTTGCTGGTCATCGAAAGCACGGTGCTGGCGATCATTGGCTGCGTGATCGGTGTGGCTGCCGTGTATGCGGGTCTGGCGCTTGCGCAGGGGCCCATCGAACAGCGCTTCGGCCTGCACCTCGCGCTGCGTGCACTGGGTCAGACGGAGTACATCTACCTCGGCATCATCGTCGTGTCGGGCATGCTGATCGGCTTCGTGCCGGCATGGAAGGCGTATCGCACGACACTTGTCGACGGGTTGAGTCCGCGCGCGTAG
- a CDS encoding ABC transporter permease, producing the protein MSAADRLRRDGRSWIGATVVVLLVLLAVAAPLVTLHDPSRIDLRHTLEAPSGTHWLGTDAQGRDVWARLIFGARVSLLVGIASQGIALGIGVLLGLVAGYRGRWTDEVIMRLADVTLAFPSLLLLIAMAAAFEPSLTVVCVVIGVVGWAAMARLVRGQVLVVRELEYVQAMRALGARDGRIVARHILPNVVAPVIIAGTLGIAGAIMAEAALSFLGLGVQPPTPSWGAMIADGRDLSQLRNAPWTSLAPGLAIGVAVLGFNLLGDALRDALDPRAERRS; encoded by the coding sequence ATGAGTGCCGCGGACCGATTGCGTCGTGATGGCCGAAGTTGGATCGGGGCCACCGTGGTGGTGTTGCTGGTGCTGCTGGCGGTGGCGGCTCCGCTCGTGACGCTGCACGATCCGTCACGCATCGACTTGCGGCACACGCTCGAGGCCCCATCGGGTACGCACTGGCTGGGTACCGACGCACAGGGACGCGATGTGTGGGCCCGCTTGATCTTCGGTGCCCGTGTCTCACTGCTGGTGGGCATTGCCTCGCAGGGGATCGCGCTCGGAATTGGCGTACTGCTGGGCCTCGTCGCCGGGTATCGCGGGCGATGGACAGACGAAGTGATCATGCGGCTCGCCGATGTCACATTGGCCTTCCCGAGTCTGTTGTTGCTCATCGCGATGGCGGCGGCGTTCGAGCCATCGCTCACGGTGGTGTGCGTCGTCATCGGTGTGGTGGGCTGGGCGGCGATGGCGCGCCTGGTGCGTGGTCAGGTGCTGGTGGTGCGAGAACTCGAGTATGTGCAGGCGATGCGAGCGCTGGGCGCGCGCGATGGTCGCATTGTGGCGCGACATATTCTGCCGAATGTGGTGGCACCGGTGATCATCGCCGGCACATTGGGTATCGCCGGTGCGATCATGGCCGAGGCGGCATTGTCGTTTCTGGGTTTGGGCGTGCAACCCCCCACCCCGAGTTGGGGGGCGATGATTGCCGACGGACGGGATCTCTCGCAGTTGCGGAACGCACCCTGGACGTCACTCGCGCCCGGTCTGGCCATTGGTGTGGCCGTACTGGGCTTCAACCTGCTCGGCGATGCCTTGCGCGACGCACTCGATCCACGCGCCGAACGACGCAGTTGA
- a CDS encoding DnaB-like helicase C-terminal domain-containing protein — MSHESDISPLTRIVARLDRMAAASDDSLDIAVTVGEIDPGIVATGFPSLDRAIGDGFRRGDLVVLGGDDSVGCSALAMAIALRSDHRALLLTSEMTPERAYERALAMSARVSLEALRLGVVSSDERTRLATAALTLRDRAPVVETLLEGGVPAVARALEASPEAPLVVVDSLEGLLDHPAAPDDALAHAVLSLKRLALRQQVVVLLATHLPALDRQRHDRRPRLTDFGLGGAVGTHADLVFGLYREELYEADLGVAGATELLVLKHRDGPRGYVDLYFDSRYGRFEDVLEA, encoded by the coding sequence GTGAGTCACGAGAGCGACATCTCGCCCCTCACCCGGATCGTCGCCCGCCTCGATCGGATGGCGGCGGCGAGTGACGACAGTCTCGACATCGCGGTGACCGTCGGTGAGATCGATCCGGGAATCGTGGCCACGGGGTTTCCCTCGCTCGATCGCGCCATCGGCGACGGCTTTCGTCGCGGTGATCTGGTGGTGCTGGGCGGTGACGACAGCGTCGGATGTTCCGCATTGGCCATGGCCATCGCCCTCCGTTCGGATCACCGGGCCCTGCTGCTGACCAGCGAGATGACACCCGAGCGCGCTTACGAACGGGCCCTGGCCATGTCGGCGCGCGTGTCCCTCGAGGCCCTGCGTCTCGGGGTGGTGTCGTCGGACGAGCGCACCCGTCTCGCCACCGCGGCCCTCACCCTGCGGGATCGTGCCCCCGTGGTGGAGACACTGCTGGAGGGCGGCGTGCCGGCGGTGGCGCGTGCGCTGGAAGCCTCCCCAGAGGCACCACTGGTCGTCGTGGATTCGCTGGAAGGGTTGCTGGATCATCCCGCCGCTCCCGACGACGCGCTGGCCCATGCGGTGCTGTCGCTCAAGCGGTTGGCGTTGCGACAGCAGGTGGTGGTACTGCTCGCCACGCACCTGCCGGCGCTCGATCGCCAGCGACACGATCGTCGTCCGCGCCTGACCGATTTCGGACTCGGCGGTGCCGTGGGCACACACGCCGACCTGGTGTTTGGCCTGTACCGGGAAGAACTGTACGAAGCGGATCTGGGTGTGGCGGGAGCCACCGAACTGCTGGTGCTCAAGCATCGGGACGGACCACGCGGCTATGTCGATCTGTACTTCGACAGCCGATATGGCCGCTTCGAGGACGTCCTCGAAGCCTAG